One window of Candidatus Eisenbacteria bacterium genomic DNA carries:
- the mreD gene encoding rod shape-determining protein MreD, with translation MRGFRDALVLLVVLILQATLVHRIAIAGVRPDLLVAFVVYFSWMRGPIPGVIGGFTVGLFQDLDAPGPLGLNALAKTIVGFIVAKAGFRVHRSNIGVRFFFFVTAMLVHDLIYFGFYTAGDFGALVRQFVFVALPSALYTSILVSLLLATVERASRTLLLTDEV, from the coding sequence GTGAGGGGTTTCCGGGACGCGCTCGTGCTCCTCGTCGTCCTCATCCTCCAGGCAACCCTTGTCCATCGGATCGCGATCGCCGGGGTAAGGCCCGATCTCCTGGTCGCGTTCGTGGTCTATTTCAGCTGGATGCGCGGGCCCATTCCAGGTGTGATCGGCGGCTTCACGGTGGGTCTCTTTCAGGACCTGGATGCTCCCGGGCCGCTGGGGCTCAATGCCCTCGCCAAGACCATCGTGGGCTTCATCGTCGCGAAGGCAGGGTTCCGCGTCCATCGCTCCAACATCGGGGTCCGGTTCTTTTTCTTCGTGACCGCGATGCTGGTGCACGACCTGATCTACTTCGGGTTCTATACCGCCGGCGACTTCGGAGCGCTCGTGCGGCAATTCGTGTTCGTGGCGCTTCCCTCGGCCCTCTACACGAGCATCCTGGTAAGTTTGCTCCTCGCCACCGTGGAGCGGGCCTCGCGGACCCTCCTGCTCACGGACGAGGTGTAG
- a CDS encoding rod shape-determining protein translates to MFLDQLMGVFSNDVAIDLGTANTLVYLRGKGIVLNEPSVVAVDRTTGKVIAVGKEAKSMLGRTPDEIVAVRPLKDGVIADFEKTEDLLREFIQKALRRRTWVRPRIIICVPSGITEVEKRAVQDSAQHAGAREVLLVPEPIAAAIGVGLPVGKPSGNMIIDIGGGTTEIAVMALNSIVNQQSIRVGGDEMDEAIVQYVKKAYNLLIGEQTAEGIKMRIGSAFRLEQEEEMEIKGRDLVAGIPKTMKISSVEVREALSEPLQQIVDALMQSLERTPPELASDIVDRGIVMTGGGSLLKGIDMLLREATNLPITVAEDPLTCVVLGTGKILDDPTLYEKVLMSVVRD, encoded by the coding sequence ATGTTTCTCGACCAGCTGATGGGCGTCTTCTCCAACGACGTCGCAATCGACCTCGGAACGGCGAATACGCTGGTGTATCTCCGGGGGAAGGGGATCGTGCTGAACGAACCTTCCGTCGTTGCGGTGGATCGCACCACCGGCAAGGTCATCGCGGTCGGCAAGGAAGCGAAAAGCATGCTCGGCCGCACGCCCGATGAGATCGTGGCGGTCCGCCCGCTCAAGGACGGCGTGATCGCCGACTTCGAGAAGACGGAAGATCTGCTCCGCGAGTTCATCCAGAAGGCTCTCCGGCGCCGCACCTGGGTCCGTCCGCGGATCATCATCTGCGTCCCCTCGGGAATCACGGAAGTCGAGAAGCGCGCCGTGCAGGACTCGGCGCAGCACGCCGGGGCGCGGGAGGTGCTTCTGGTGCCGGAGCCGATCGCGGCGGCGATCGGAGTCGGTCTCCCCGTGGGGAAGCCGTCGGGGAACATGATCATCGACATCGGGGGAGGCACGACCGAGATCGCGGTGATGGCGTTGAACTCGATCGTGAATCAGCAGTCGATCCGGGTCGGCGGAGATGAAATGGACGAGGCGATCGTCCAGTACGTGAAAAAGGCCTACAATCTCCTGATCGGGGAGCAGACCGCGGAAGGGATCAAGATGCGCATCGGCTCGGCGTTCCGTCTCGAGCAGGAAGAGGAGATGGAGATCAAAGGCCGCGACCTGGTCGCGGGCATTCCCAAGACGATGAAGATCTCGTCGGTGGAAGTCCGAGAAGCTCTGAGCGAGCCGCTCCAGCAAATCGTGGACGCGCTGATGCAATCGCTGGAAAGGACTCCGCCCGAGCTCGCCTCCGATATCGTGGACCGCGGCATCGTGATGACCGGCGGGGGATCGCTCCTGAAGGGAATCGACATGCTGTTGCGGGAAGCCACCAATTTGCCCATTACCGTCGCCGAGGATCCGCTCACCTGTGTCGTCCTCGGGACCGGAAAGATACTCGACGATCCTACCCTCTACGAAAAGGTGCTCATGTCGGTCGTCCGCGACTGA
- the mreC gene encoding rod shape-determining protein MreC, giving the protein MFRLLFARRGDWAAFTIACTLSLTLMLLGRGQQARAAWFVQHAVLAPVDAVVGWVDAGIGVYWENQKLKRRLAQVQIEVDETRSERVENARLRRLLELSQENPFDLAAVRVIARSLDRLGGSLTIDKGSKEGILPNSAVITPEGLVGRIERVSPHEARALTLLHRDCAVAVRVGRSRVDGVLEWEFGENPVLSLLYVSSQEDVKAGDWVFTSGLGGVFPEGVRVGTVSRVGIAENGLMKDVQVKPAVNFRGLEEVLVYLPAGAGRGPRMLPLESTEPDSAAPPATAARPSPAPSEGAGAGDGR; this is encoded by the coding sequence ATGTTTCGGCTTCTGTTCGCACGCCGCGGCGATTGGGCGGCCTTCACGATTGCCTGCACTCTATCCCTCACCCTGATGCTCCTCGGGCGCGGCCAGCAGGCGCGCGCCGCGTGGTTCGTCCAGCACGCCGTGCTCGCCCCGGTGGACGCCGTCGTGGGCTGGGTCGACGCCGGCATCGGGGTCTACTGGGAGAACCAGAAGCTCAAGAGGCGTCTCGCTCAGGTTCAGATCGAGGTGGACGAGACCCGCTCCGAGCGGGTCGAGAATGCGCGCCTGAGACGTCTCCTGGAGCTTTCGCAGGAGAATCCCTTCGATCTTGCAGCGGTCCGGGTGATCGCGCGGAGCCTGGATCGGCTCGGAGGAAGCCTCACGATCGACAAAGGATCCAAGGAAGGGATCCTCCCGAACAGCGCGGTGATCACCCCCGAAGGGCTCGTCGGACGCATCGAGCGCGTCTCGCCGCATGAGGCAAGGGCCCTGACCCTTCTGCACCGGGATTGCGCGGTCGCCGTGCGCGTGGGGCGATCTCGTGTCGATGGGGTATTGGAGTGGGAATTCGGGGAGAACCCCGTCCTCAGTCTCCTCTACGTTTCCTCGCAGGAGGACGTGAAGGCGGGAGACTGGGTGTTCACTTCCGGCCTGGGGGGTGTCTTCCCGGAAGGGGTGCGGGTCGGGACCGTCTCGCGCGTTGGGATTGCCGAGAACGGGCTCATGAAAGATGTCCAGGTCAAGCCCGCGGTGAACTTCCGCGGCCTCGAGGAAGTGCTCGTCTATCTGCCGGCGGGCGCGGGTCGCGGTCCGCGCATGCTGCCCCTGGAATCGACGGAGCCCGATAGCGCCGCGCCCCCGGCCACGGCCGCCCGGCCGTCGCCGGCGCCAAGCGAAGGCGCCGGAGCGGGGGACGGGCGGTGA
- a CDS encoding carboxypeptidase regulatory-like domain-containing protein, whose product MMRAILRILVLCATSALLGSPALGAPPSIPGQRVEPRPESASTKSVQEYQGLGVGRQLATFAGTVLDINDRPIANVLVDLFIDGAPAGTTVTEGNGYYEINVPYDPHGDTTVLLWYVPQDRLLLPKELVIRESKVSQANALISRCVPRATLTPGHQFRVYLFDSTNRNKDLAELNCLP is encoded by the coding sequence ATGATGCGAGCCATCTTGAGGATTCTCGTGCTTTGCGCGACCAGCGCCCTGCTCGGCTCCCCGGCGCTCGGAGCGCCGCCCAGCATACCGGGACAGAGAGTGGAGCCCCGTCCCGAGAGCGCCAGCACCAAGTCCGTCCAGGAATACCAAGGGCTTGGCGTAGGCCGGCAGCTCGCAACCTTCGCGGGAACCGTCCTCGACATCAACGATCGCCCGATCGCCAACGTCCTGGTGGATCTGTTCATCGACGGAGCGCCGGCCGGCACCACCGTCACCGAGGGCAACGGGTACTACGAGATCAACGTACCCTACGACCCGCACGGCGACACCACCGTGCTCCTGTGGTACGTGCCGCAAGACAGGCTGCTCCTTCCGAAGGAGCTCGTGATTCGCGAGAGCAAAGTGAGCCAGGCGAACGCGCTCATCTCCCGGTGCGTGCCGCGGGCGACGCTCACGCCGGGGCACCAGTTCCGCGTCTACCTCTTCGACTCCACGAATAGGAACAAGGACCTCGCCGAGTTGAACTGCCTGCCCTAG
- a CDS encoding LD-carboxypeptidase translates to MRAPPRLRPGDRIGVVAPSGPVLRRYVIAGLRVLEQAGYRPRVGRHLYDRRGHLAGSDAARAEDLNRMLRDPDIRCVLMARGGYGAMRIATQVDWQAMRRDPKIFAGYSDATFLHLGFQARAQVRTLHGPNLHGLGFGRRGEISRWLAWLSSPSPALGIRSLAVPRHVAGGRASASGRVLGGNLALVHHAAATPFLPSLRGAIVFFEEVNEPPYKIDAMLTHLSLAGALRGTHGLALGSFIHCVPKPGHRELRLNEVLRDHLGGLGVPVLRGLHAGHGRRNLPLPLGARATLDPRRGRLTFEEGLVS, encoded by the coding sequence ATGAGGGCGCCGCCCCGGTTGCGCCCGGGGGACCGGATCGGGGTCGTCGCTCCCTCGGGGCCTGTGCTGCGCCGGTACGTGATCGCGGGGCTCCGGGTCTTGGAGCAAGCGGGCTATCGTCCGAGGGTCGGGCGGCATCTCTACGACCGGCGGGGACATCTCGCCGGGTCGGACGCCGCGCGGGCGGAGGATTTGAACCGGATGCTGCGCGATCCGGATATCCGGTGCGTGCTCATGGCGCGGGGCGGCTACGGGGCGATGCGAATCGCCACCCAGGTGGACTGGCAGGCGATGCGCCGCGACCCGAAGATCTTCGCGGGATACTCGGACGCGACCTTCCTGCATCTGGGGTTTCAGGCACGTGCCCAGGTCCGCACGCTCCACGGGCCGAACCTGCACGGCCTGGGCTTCGGACGGCGTGGGGAAATCAGCCGATGGCTCGCCTGGCTTTCGAGTCCGAGCCCCGCCCTCGGAATCCGCTCGTTGGCGGTCCCCCGCCACGTCGCGGGCGGACGCGCTTCAGCGTCCGGCCGGGTGTTGGGCGGCAATTTGGCCCTGGTCCATCACGCGGCCGCGACTCCGTTCCTTCCCTCCCTCCGGGGAGCGATCGTCTTTTTCGAAGAGGTGAACGAGCCCCCCTACAAGATCGACGCCATGCTGACGCACCTCTCCCTGGCGGGCGCGCTCCGCGGAACGCATGGGCTGGCGCTCGGGAGCTTCATCCATTGCGTGCCGAAGCCGGGGCACCGCGAGCTTCGGTTGAACGAGGTCCTGCGGGATCATCTGGGTGGTTTGGGGGTGCCGGTCCTTCGGGGGCTTCACGCGGGGCACGGGCGCCGGAACTTGCCCCTGCCGCTCGGCGCGCGCGCGACGCTCGATCCCCGCCGCGGGCGGCTCACGTTCGAGGAGGGGCTGGTCTCCTGA
- the mrdA gene encoding penicillin-binding protein 2, translated as MRAEPIALGGWQRRERALTFAVVGIFALVLLRLFFLQVLQGGRYRELSEGNRIRVEVLTAPRGEVRDRKGRLLADCVPSFTVTLDPFDKAYTRTPARIDSTLAALGPILGVDPAFLKDKIQRERKISFLPIRLKRNVDIKSVAFVSEHRDQLPGVQVESEPLRRYPLGLMASHLLGYVGEISDKELVDPRYGDYLSGDLIGRMGIERRYEKLLRGQDGKRFVEVNALGRKAELLGDKRPILPRRGVDLGLTIDLDVQRAAEDAFAPGARGAVVALDPSNGEVLALASKPNYDPNEFSTGITQERWNELSGGGNYPLFNRAIQAAYPPGSTLKPFTSLAGLESGAITPGTVFAQSCTGQFRFGTRLFGCWNHDGHGLLSMHDAIVRSCDVYFYQLGLRIGLERLAEFMSRLQLSEKTGIDLPQERRGLFPDLGWYDRRFGVGRWSRGITLNLAIGQGETSLTPVKLAQLAAFVGNGGTLWKPHVIRSVASGRLPGLGQADDSLRQIVPLSRYNLDAVRDAMVSVVSDPSGTGGQARIDSIAVAGKTGTAQNPHGKDHALFICFAPAEAPRIAVAVLVENAGHGSSAAAPIARKVLEAFFHPAPPESAAVLARR; from the coding sequence GTGCGCGCGGAGCCGATCGCCCTCGGCGGCTGGCAGCGGCGCGAGCGGGCTCTCACGTTCGCGGTCGTGGGGATCTTCGCGCTCGTTCTCCTGCGGCTCTTCTTCCTCCAAGTGCTCCAAGGAGGGCGGTACCGGGAGCTTTCGGAGGGAAACCGGATCCGCGTGGAGGTGCTGACCGCGCCACGAGGGGAAGTTCGGGATCGAAAAGGACGTTTGCTCGCGGACTGCGTTCCTTCCTTTACCGTCACGCTGGATCCGTTCGACAAGGCCTACACGCGGACGCCCGCGCGTATCGATTCCACGCTCGCCGCCCTCGGGCCCATCCTCGGTGTGGATCCGGCGTTCCTCAAGGATAAGATTCAGCGAGAACGCAAGATTTCCTTCCTACCGATCCGATTGAAGCGGAATGTGGACATCAAGTCGGTCGCATTCGTTTCCGAGCACCGGGACCAGCTCCCCGGCGTCCAAGTCGAGTCGGAGCCCTTGCGCCGCTACCCGCTCGGCCTCATGGCGTCCCACCTGCTCGGATACGTTGGGGAAATTTCCGACAAGGAGCTCGTCGATCCCAGGTACGGCGACTATCTGAGCGGCGACCTCATCGGCCGGATGGGGATCGAGCGGAGATACGAGAAGCTCCTTCGCGGGCAGGACGGAAAACGCTTCGTGGAAGTGAACGCGCTGGGGCGCAAGGCCGAGCTTCTCGGCGACAAGCGCCCCATCCTGCCTCGACGCGGGGTGGATCTCGGGCTCACGATCGACCTCGACGTCCAGCGCGCGGCCGAAGACGCCTTCGCGCCGGGAGCCCGGGGCGCCGTGGTCGCCCTCGATCCGAGCAACGGCGAGGTTCTCGCGCTCGCGTCCAAGCCGAACTACGATCCGAACGAGTTCTCGACCGGCATCACCCAGGAGCGCTGGAACGAGCTGAGCGGCGGGGGGAACTATCCTCTCTTCAACCGCGCGATCCAAGCCGCGTACCCGCCCGGATCGACTCTCAAGCCCTTCACCTCGCTCGCGGGGCTGGAATCCGGCGCGATCACCCCCGGTACGGTGTTCGCGCAGTCGTGCACGGGACAGTTTCGGTTCGGCACCCGGCTCTTCGGCTGTTGGAATCACGACGGGCACGGCCTCCTCTCCATGCATGACGCGATCGTTCGGTCGTGCGATGTGTACTTCTACCAGCTCGGGCTGCGGATCGGTCTGGAACGCCTGGCCGAATTCATGTCGAGGCTCCAATTGTCGGAGAAGACCGGAATCGATCTGCCTCAGGAACGGCGGGGTCTGTTTCCGGACCTGGGCTGGTACGACCGACGGTTCGGCGTGGGACGGTGGAGCCGGGGCATCACGTTGAATCTCGCGATCGGTCAGGGGGAGACATCGCTCACGCCCGTGAAACTCGCCCAGCTCGCGGCGTTCGTGGGGAACGGCGGCACGCTGTGGAAACCGCACGTGATCCGGAGCGTGGCCTCGGGAAGACTTCCGGGATTGGGCCAGGCGGACGATTCGCTCCGCCAGATCGTGCCCTTGTCCCGATACAACCTCGACGCCGTCCGGGACGCCATGGTGTCGGTGGTCTCCGATCCGTCCGGGACCGGCGGCCAGGCCAGGATCGATTCGATCGCCGTCGCGGGGAAAACGGGCACCGCGCAAAACCCTCACGGCAAAGACCACGCGCTCTTCATCTGCTTCGCCCCCGCGGAAGCTCCGCGCATCGCGGTCGCGGTGCTCGTTGAAAACGCGGGACACGGAAGCTCGGCGGCAGCGCCGATCGCGCGGAAAGTGCTCGAAGCCTTCTTTCATCCCGCGCCGCCCGAGAGCGCCGCGGTCTTAGCAAGGAGATGA
- a CDS encoding Glu/Leu/Phe/Val dehydrogenase has product MGSEIQKELDPLENARLQFEEAAQRLKLDPSFLQIIKEPRRATIVKLPVQMDDGSFRVFTGYRVQHSIIRGPAKGGIRYHPDVTLEEVMALAAWMTWKCAVVGIPFGGGKGGIACDPAKMSKGELERLTRRYVADLIDVIGPESDVPAPDVNTNEQTMAWIMDTYSMHARHTVTSVVTGKPLELGGSAGRREATGRGVLFVIREAAKKLGLSLKGARVVVQGFGNVGSVAADLLAKDGALIVGASDVKGGVANPKGLDLPALMRHLSEKKTVAGFPGGTPVEGKKILELPCDILIPAALENQITHVNASRLSARIIAEGANGPTTHQADKILNKAGVMVIPDILANSGGVTVSYFEWVQDRQGYFWREHEVNERLEHIMVTAFNDVARMAEAHTVSLRVAAFMLAIKRVVDAIQLRGVYA; this is encoded by the coding sequence ATGGGTTCCGAGATCCAAAAGGAGCTGGACCCGCTCGAAAACGCGAGGCTCCAGTTCGAGGAGGCGGCACAACGCCTCAAGCTCGATCCGAGCTTTCTCCAGATCATCAAGGAACCGCGCCGCGCCACGATCGTGAAGCTCCCGGTCCAGATGGATGACGGGAGCTTTCGCGTCTTCACCGGATATCGGGTGCAGCACTCCATCATCCGCGGCCCGGCGAAGGGCGGAATCCGCTACCACCCCGACGTCACGCTCGAAGAGGTCATGGCGCTCGCCGCCTGGATGACGTGGAAATGCGCCGTCGTCGGGATTCCCTTTGGAGGCGGCAAGGGGGGCATCGCCTGCGACCCGGCGAAGATGTCCAAGGGGGAGCTGGAGCGGCTCACGCGGCGCTACGTCGCGGATCTGATCGATGTGATCGGGCCGGAGTCGGATGTGCCCGCCCCCGACGTCAACACCAACGAGCAGACGATGGCCTGGATCATGGACACCTATTCCATGCACGCGCGACACACCGTCACCTCGGTCGTGACCGGCAAGCCGCTCGAACTGGGCGGGTCCGCGGGACGCCGCGAGGCGACCGGGCGCGGCGTCCTCTTCGTCATCCGCGAGGCCGCGAAGAAGCTCGGCCTGAGCCTGAAGGGCGCCAGGGTCGTCGTGCAGGGCTTCGGGAACGTCGGCTCGGTGGCGGCCGACCTCCTCGCCAAAGACGGCGCCCTCATCGTGGGGGCGAGCGATGTGAAAGGGGGCGTCGCAAACCCGAAGGGGCTCGACCTTCCCGCCCTCATGCGGCATCTCTCCGAAAAGAAGACGGTGGCGGGGTTTCCGGGCGGCACCCCCGTCGAGGGCAAGAAGATCCTCGAGCTCCCTTGCGACATCCTCATCCCGGCCGCGCTGGAGAATCAGATCACGCACGTGAATGCGTCGCGCCTCTCCGCCCGCATCATCGCCGAGGGAGCGAACGGTCCCACGACTCACCAGGCGGACAAGATCTTGAACAAGGCGGGCGTCATGGTCATCCCGGATATCCTCGCGAACTCAGGAGGCGTCACGGTCTCCTACTTCGAGTGGGTCCAGGACCGGCAGGGATATTTCTGGCGCGAGCACGAGGTGAACGAGCGTCTGGAACACATCATGGTCACCGCGTTCAACGACGTCGCGAGAATGGCCGAGGCACACACGGTTTCGCTCCGGGTCGCGGCCTTCATGCTCGCGATCAAGCGCGTCGTCGACGCGATCCAGCTCCGCGGGGTCTACGCCTGA
- a CDS encoding rhomboid family intramembrane serine protease: MYYFFYIPIGTEARVRRTPWGTIALACANVGVFLFFQLAPGFEPEFYRLTLLPGEPSILTSITSSFLHAGWLHLLSNLLYLGILAPPIESRLGSVRFLIAYLGFAGLANLAQAGWMVAAAPDLASMPILGSSGAVAGVMGLFLVRLYFVRLRFASVTLLYFQGITKAHKFALPAVVAIAAWFVLQGIYQLVEPIEGTAYVSHLAGLGSGVGLGLLMGLAEEGRLERRLVLGDRYAQRGEWFAALGEYEAYLEKRPGDPEVLICAARVHRVTHQSSRSLGRFREAITGWLKRGEVEEACDAFDEMKRLLGDVTLPPGDLLRVARGYEERRRPSDASRAYESYGRHYSEAPGAATALLKCADIEWKVLNNPGRAQYVCQELLSKPLPPDVERLARERLRAVEEALALQRGAA; this comes from the coding sequence ATGTACTACTTCTTCTACATCCCGATCGGCACCGAAGCCCGCGTCCGGAGAACGCCCTGGGGAACGATCGCTTTGGCGTGCGCCAACGTCGGAGTGTTTCTCTTCTTCCAGCTGGCGCCGGGGTTCGAGCCTGAATTCTACCGCTTGACGCTCCTTCCCGGCGAACCGTCGATTCTTACCTCCATTACCTCTTCCTTTCTCCATGCGGGCTGGCTCCACCTGCTGAGCAACCTGCTCTATCTGGGAATCCTCGCGCCCCCGATCGAATCCCGCCTCGGCTCCGTGCGGTTTCTCATCGCCTACCTGGGATTTGCCGGGCTCGCGAATCTCGCGCAGGCCGGCTGGATGGTGGCCGCGGCCCCCGATCTTGCCTCCATGCCTATCCTGGGCTCCTCCGGCGCGGTCGCCGGGGTCATGGGGCTCTTCCTCGTGCGGCTCTACTTCGTGCGGTTGCGCTTCGCCTCGGTCACGTTGCTCTATTTCCAGGGCATCACGAAAGCGCACAAGTTCGCGCTCCCCGCCGTGGTGGCGATCGCGGCTTGGTTTGTGCTCCAGGGGATCTATCAGCTGGTCGAGCCGATCGAGGGGACCGCGTACGTTTCGCACCTCGCGGGTTTGGGCTCCGGCGTGGGGCTTGGTCTCCTCATGGGGCTGGCGGAAGAAGGCCGTCTCGAGCGGCGACTCGTTCTCGGGGATCGCTACGCCCAGCGCGGGGAATGGTTCGCCGCCCTGGGCGAGTACGAAGCCTACCTAGAGAAGCGCCCGGGCGACCCCGAGGTGCTGATCTGCGCCGCGCGCGTCCACCGTGTCACGCACCAGAGCTCCCGATCGCTGGGCCGGTTTCGAGAGGCGATCACCGGTTGGCTGAAGCGCGGGGAAGTCGAGGAGGCGTGTGACGCGTTCGATGAGATGAAGCGTCTGTTGGGAGACGTGACCCTTCCGCCGGGGGATTTGCTCCGCGTGGCGCGCGGATACGAAGAGCGCCGCAGGCCCAGCGACGCGAGCCGCGCCTATGAGTCCTACGGCCGGCACTACTCGGAAGCGCCCGGCGCCGCCACGGCTCTCCTCAAGTGCGCCGATATTGAATGGAAGGTGCTCAACAATCCCGGCCGTGCCCAGTACGTGTGCCAGGAGCTCCTGAGCAAACCGCTGCCCCCCGATGTCGAGCGGCTCGCGCGGGAGCGGCTCCGGGCCGTCGAAGAGGCGCTGGCGCTCCAACGCGGGGCGGCGTAG
- the dacB gene encoding D-alanyl-D-alanine carboxypeptidase/D-alanyl-D-alanine-endopeptidase: MSRTRAASLPRGGPLRVRPGSLPGRVTAALVLAAILAFIPCSGGATAACAAPFGPLADSLALMAENASAGSHFGILAVSLDRGDTLLGLNPGGRFIPASNMKLFVTGAFLKQFGPGARGVTEIAAAGKLKRKRRGRELEVSGDLILHASGYPDVYQLLQPGSRGLLDSLAFLLHESGMRKFEGTLWVDGTLFAREPYGPGWAVDDLPWSYGAPLNAVLANGNSATLLASATANGVTLSLDPPETPLTIEGRVSMADSSAPPLLAFSRDPGSRVLRVSGRIPRGGSARRQVAVPEPDSTAGLVLLGAMKRAGIKVKGKVAVMPWDGGSPGPRSAATLVQLSSPPASEVVSMVDAYSLNVETEALLRLLDPAPTGKSAAQGLRRLTAILADGGVDTLDLSFVDGSGLSPLDLASARAFVRWLVYLERDSTLSGVFRETLAVPGGVGTLQRRFPDLGPAASLRAKSGTLTNVSALSGYVTTAEGERIVFSILSNGLRGSVASARSAEEAIVGALSRYRRGAAEPGAGAPGRAPRMIPR, from the coding sequence TTGAGCCGGACGCGGGCTGCGAGTCTTCCACGGGGCGGACCTCTCCGGGTCCGCCCCGGTTCGCTGCCCGGGCGCGTCACCGCGGCCCTGGTCCTCGCCGCGATCCTCGCCTTCATTCCGTGCTCCGGCGGCGCGACAGCCGCGTGCGCCGCACCCTTCGGACCGCTCGCCGATTCTCTCGCCCTCATGGCCGAGAACGCGTCGGCGGGTTCCCATTTCGGGATCCTCGCGGTGTCTCTCGATCGCGGCGACACCCTCCTTGGGCTCAACCCCGGCGGCCGCTTCATCCCCGCGAGCAACATGAAGCTCTTTGTGACGGGGGCCTTCCTCAAGCAATTCGGACCGGGCGCGCGCGGGGTCACGGAGATCGCGGCGGCGGGCAAGCTGAAGCGAAAGCGACGGGGCCGCGAGCTCGAGGTGTCGGGCGACCTGATCCTGCATGCTTCGGGCTACCCCGACGTGTACCAGTTGCTCCAACCGGGCTCCCGCGGGCTTCTCGATTCGCTCGCATTTCTGCTCCACGAATCGGGGATGCGGAAGTTCGAGGGCACGCTCTGGGTGGACGGAACCCTTTTTGCGCGCGAACCGTACGGACCGGGGTGGGCGGTGGACGACCTGCCGTGGTCGTACGGGGCCCCGCTGAACGCCGTGCTCGCGAACGGCAACTCCGCGACGCTTCTCGCGAGCGCGACCGCGAACGGGGTCACGCTCTCCTTGGATCCCCCCGAGACGCCGCTCACGATCGAGGGGCGAGTGTCGATGGCAGACTCTTCCGCGCCGCCGCTGCTGGCATTTTCGCGCGATCCCGGCTCGCGGGTCCTCCGCGTGAGCGGACGGATTCCGCGCGGCGGCTCGGCCAGGCGGCAGGTCGCCGTTCCCGAGCCCGATTCCACCGCCGGGCTCGTGCTCCTTGGCGCGATGAAACGGGCCGGGATCAAGGTCAAGGGGAAGGTCGCGGTGATGCCGTGGGACGGTGGATCGCCGGGTCCGAGGAGCGCGGCCACGCTGGTCCAGCTTTCCTCGCCTCCGGCCTCAGAGGTCGTCTCCATGGTGGATGCCTACAGCCTGAACGTCGAGACGGAAGCGCTCCTGCGCCTCCTCGATCCTGCGCCCACCGGGAAATCCGCCGCGCAGGGCCTGCGGAGGCTCACGGCAATCCTGGCCGACGGGGGCGTCGATACGCTCGATCTCTCGTTCGTCGACGGGTCCGGGCTCTCTCCCCTCGATCTCGCGAGCGCGCGCGCGTTCGTGCGATGGCTGGTCTACCTGGAACGGGACTCCACGTTGAGCGGCGTCTTCCGCGAGACGCTCGCCGTCCCGGGCGGTGTGGGGACTCTCCAGCGGCGTTTCCCGGACCTGGGTCCCGCCGCGTCGCTCCGAGCCAAATCGGGAACGCTCACGAACGTGAGCGCGCTTTCCGGATACGTGACCACCGCCGAAGGGGAGAGGATCGTGTTTTCGATCTTGAGCAACGGGTTGAGAGGGAGCGTCGCTTCGGCGCGGTCCGCAGAAGAGGCGATCGTGGGCGCTCTGAGCCGGTATCGGCGGGGCGCCGCGGAGCCGGGCGCCGGAGCGCCGGGTAGAGCCCCGAGGATGATTCCGCGATGA